The following proteins come from a genomic window of Trifolium pratense cultivar HEN17-A07 linkage group LG4, ARS_RC_1.1, whole genome shotgun sequence:
- the LOC123922080 gene encoding uncharacterized protein LOC123922080, producing MAENSDFLKPSIPKFDGYYDHWAMLMENLLRSKEYWSLIENETILNRETARDIWNAMKFKYQGSTKVKRAQLQALRKEFEVLEMGESESIEEYFARTMIITNKVTSCGERVEQTTVVEKILRSMTAKFNHVVCSIELSSDVTTLSIDELQSSMIVHEQRMKGQQIKQDEQAIKVTNGGRGRGRGRNSNSSRGRGRGRQSKENVECFKGHKLRHYQSDCPNLSENVNYAEFDDEEEMLLMAKTNDDAKSENWFLDSACSNHMAGNRD from the exons ATGGCAGAAAACTCAGACTTCTTGAAACCTTCAATTCCAAAATTTGACGGTTATTATGATCATTGGGCGATGTTGATGGAGAATTTGCTCCGATCAAAAGAATATTGGAGCTTGATAGAGAATG AAACAATTCTTAATCGTGAAACTGCACGTGATATTTGGAATGCTATGAAATTTAAATATCAAGGTTCCACAAAGGTGAAACGTGCACAACTTCAAGCCTTACGCAAAGAGTTTGAGGTTCTTGAAATGGGGGAGAGTGAATCAATAGAAGAATATTTTGCAAGAACCATGATAATCACCAACAAGGTGACTTCTTGTGGTGAAAGAGTGGAACAAACCACTGTAGTTGAAAAAATTCTTAGATCAATGACTGCAAAGTTCAACCATGTAGTATGTTCTATTGAATTATCAAGTGATGTTACCACACTCTCCATTGATGAGCTGCAAAGTAGCATGATAGTGCATGAACAACGCATGAAAGGTCAACAAATCAAGCAAGATGAGCAAGCTATCAAAGTCACTAATGGTGGCAGAGGCAGAGGAAGGGGAAGAAATTCTAATTCCTCTAGAGGTCGTGGTAGGGGAAGACAAAGCAAAGAGAATGTTGAGTGCTTCAAGGGTCACAAATTGAGACACTATCAAAGTGATTGTCCCAATTTGAGTGAAAATGTGAACTATGCTgaatttgatgatgaagaagaaatgcTCCTTATGGCCAAAACTAATGATGATGCAAAAAGTGAA